In the genome of Ancylomarina subtilis, one region contains:
- a CDS encoding glycosyltransferase family 4 protein translates to MKKPTFLIVTTVPQSLQFFRGQIQFLKQKFEIEILSSSGDWMTKICERENVKGHVVEMEREISIFKDIYSLFRMLVTMHRIHPDIVHGNTPKGGFICMLSAFLLGISKRIYYIHGLRYEGTTGLKRKLLMKMESLSCWFATDIIVVSKGVMKSLKKDGITQKQTNLIHHGSINGIDSYQFSLETIKNVKCIREQFGIPQNAFVFGFVGRIVKDKGINELIKVFVELNQKYKNTYLLLVGKIELKIDPISLDNQEEIKTNPHIIYAGIQSDVRPFLRAMNVFTFPSYREGFGISLMEAQAMEIPCISSNISGCNEIIQDMENGFLIEPRNEIGLFKAMEKLLLDTHLYASMKGYTRKNVVAKYEQQKVWQKALETYSYIADC, encoded by the coding sequence ATGAAAAAGCCGACTTTTTTAATTGTTACAACTGTTCCGCAATCCCTACAGTTTTTTCGTGGACAAATTCAATTCCTCAAACAAAAATTTGAAATAGAAATTCTGTCTAGTTCAGGTGATTGGATGACTAAAATTTGTGAAAGAGAAAACGTGAAAGGGCATGTCGTTGAAATGGAAAGAGAAATCTCAATTTTCAAGGATATTTATAGCCTGTTCAGGATGTTGGTGACCATGCACCGAATTCATCCGGATATCGTTCACGGAAACACACCCAAAGGGGGATTCATCTGCATGCTTTCAGCTTTTCTGTTGGGAATCTCAAAACGTATCTATTACATTCATGGGTTGAGGTATGAGGGGACAACTGGCTTGAAGAGAAAGCTGTTAATGAAAATGGAAAGTTTGTCCTGTTGGTTTGCTACGGACATTATCGTTGTAAGTAAGGGTGTGATGAAGAGTTTGAAAAAAGATGGCATCACACAAAAACAAACCAATCTAATCCATCATGGCAGTATCAATGGTATTGATAGTTATCAGTTTTCCTTAGAGACCATTAAGAATGTAAAATGTATAAGAGAACAATTTGGAATTCCGCAGAATGCGTTTGTTTTTGGTTTTGTTGGTCGTATTGTAAAAGATAAAGGAATCAATGAGTTGATTAAGGTCTTTGTTGAGCTTAATCAAAAATATAAGAACACGTACTTGTTATTGGTAGGAAAAATTGAGCTCAAAATTGATCCAATTTCTCTTGATAATCAAGAGGAAATTAAAACCAATCCCCATATCATTTATGCAGGCATTCAATCTGATGTCAGGCCTTTTTTAAGGGCTATGAATGTATTTACTTTTCCGAGTTATAGAGAGGGGTTTGGAATTTCGCTGATGGAAGCTCAAGCTATGGAAATACCATGTATCTCATCGAATATTTCAGGCTGTAATGAAATTATTCAGGATATGGAGAACGGCTTTCTTATTGAACCCAGAAATGAAATTGGCTTGTTTAAAGCGATGGAGAAACTTCTATTAGATACACACTTATACGCTTCAATGAAGGGGTATACTCGTAAAAATGTTGTTGCCAAATATGAGCAACAGAAAGTCTGGCAAAAGGCATTGGAGACGTATTCGTATATAGCCGATTGTTAG